AGTAGTTACATGTACACGTCACAAAGCTATTTCAACCAACAGCTGTTCAAAAAGCTATTTAATAGTGGAATATTGTCACTGAAATTATGCAGGTCTACAATAGCAATACAAAAGTGACTTTAATGTAAAAGGGTTTAAGGGTAAAGAAAAAACAGCAATTCTAAATACATGTAGGAAATATATATTGCGCCTCGATGCATATTTCATGGTTGCATTTTATACATGAAGCAGAGAATTGCAGGGGTATCATAGCAAAGGCAGGATACATACTTGATTTCACTTTAAATGAAGCTATGTTTCACACTCAAGGTTAACCATTGTGCTTACTTTCATGCTCACAATCCAATGACATTATTACCTGGATACTCTTAACATCAGACTTCATATTACAGTTCAGTCCAaaaatcaaatcaagaaaatgtgAAATCTAAATCAAGCATTTCAAGACAAATTCAGGAATATGTTATTTGCTGCTATGCACAAATGAATTGAATAATTTTAATTCAAAAGTTTAAATAAAACTTCGCTATTAATGAGAAATTTCTAGgactatttttaaaaatttgaaaacGTAAACCATAAAAGTAACTTCTGGACTAGGATACTCTATAATACACCTTCAATTGgttcataaataaaataaaagtaatcTTATTgccttaaattaaaaaattttcatTGCAGTTGTGCATTTTATTTTCACAAGCTAACTTGTCAtgttttttcaacaacaaaaaaagtctGCAAGCAATATCATTATTCATATAATAATCAAAGTAACTGATGAGAAATACAATATTGTAAAGATGCTTCCTTGAAACACATCTTATTAGAGCAAGCAACACAAATGGGGAACAACATTGAGATAAAAATGGAAATGAAATTTCGGGTAATTTGGCTATTTACGATATGGTGTACATTTATCCaaatgtgcaataatcatgattattGTGACACAAAAGTGCGGTGATCATAATTTGCATGGGTTTACTACACACTGTGCAGTTATCCAGAATTTGAGATCCACGCAAGTGCAATTTTACACCCAAATTTGTTTAATGCCACTTAATACCATGTGCGATAATGCACATTGTATACTTGGACATACACAATTTCTCCATATCAGGTGGATCCAATCATACACCATGTGTAGTTAGCCAAATTTTCCTTTATCCTTAATCACTTCAATTTGCCATATTAGCTGGGTCCATAGGGAGCAGTGATGTGAAGAATGTTGATACAAATATCCAAGCCGTAGCTATGACCCCTGGACGTGGAGGCTCTGCTGGAGCAGCATCTTCAGTGTCGTTATTTGTGTCATCTTCAGTTGTATCTTCAGTCTCTGCATCTTCTGCATTGTCAGTGGTATCTGCATCATCTTGATTGGTATTGGGTTGGTCCTCCTGAAAGGATAAAATTGAAGTGAGCAATGTAACACTTACgtatcattttattttgatttctgtataaattgcaaatttatttatttatttctgtagGAAGAGCAGCCTTGTCAAGAAATCATAAAAAGTAAAAAGTCAAATGTCTTAACTTTTAAGAagttataaaatgaaataaaaaaatttctagACACAATGTTTGTCACTGATTAATAGAAAACAAAAAGTGCTACCCTGGCAACCTATGAAATGCACCTTAAATGGCATATCGCACAATCAATTTTATAACTCTTTATGGCATATTAGTATTATGTGTGAAAGCTACCCTAAATGTCGTATAGCTAATAACAGGTTTTTATTCTAAGCTTTCATTATTGTAGAAACCAtgggaagaaaaaaaacacaacttTTCGTACACAAAACATAAAATTAGACCAATTTGACAATTCATTTTTGACTTCCAAGTCAAGCAGCAAATAggttatcatatactgaaaacaccaaaggtccaacatacttggttctaaagttttgtgatgtgtattttcttatgtatttgattgttttttactccgtatatatttgcctttatctcaatttcaaatttgccgctttCTGCCCCATGGACCACTTATGTGGCGCTCTCTTGCGTGGGATCATTGACCCCGAAAGCTCTTGGATATTAGCTTTTTGCGACCCTTGACAATGCCTTTCCAAGGCTACTCCCCAGGGGCTActcaagcttttttttttttttggcgaaaGAACAAGACAGTGGGCGTATAATTGATTTATGTTTCGATTTTTTAGCCAGGtggctgtaaatgcagaagatttagccAGATGACTGCAAATGCAGAAGACTTAATATATTTTGCCGAAGACAAAAGATtgtcagcaaatgaggaagtcttcTTCAGGATCAAGAAGGGTTGGCAGCTCTGCTTTGTGTAACACTTATTGCTCACTGAATTGACAATTCCTCTTAGAATCTAGCCTCATCATTATCAGTTTAGTCATTTGTTTGTTTCTCTTGACCTGCTTATTATTATACATACCCCTTGCTGGGCCTCTTCTCCCTCCTCTGCAGGTTGTTGGTCCCCATCAGCAGCTTCCTGTGCTTCTCTCACACCTGGTCTTCCTCTTGCTAACTGAAACCAACCACCTTGATATCTGAAACCACACAAAGAAATGGCATAAAATAGGTCAACAAATCTGACGCCATAAAAAGTTACAATGTTTAAACATCAATAAACTAATACAATTCAAGTAAGGCAAAAGTGAGATCAATATTCAGATTACAACAGTGGCTTTTAGCAGCCTGGTTTATCTGGCTTTCAAAGTCAGACCAAATAATGGATTTAGATGGAAACTTGGATTTCATtgggcaaaaataaataaaatgcttGTCTCCAAAGAAAATGGAAAATATCACATCAAGTAGTAcacatttttcttttttaaaacaaaatcactAAATGCGTAGAATGCcaaatttttattgcatttttgtcTCACTTTAATTGTGGCCACTTTGTGGCTGAATATCTTGATTATTCTCCCTGACAAGTATgaattataaaataataacaaataatacttGTAACTATGGACAAAATGAATGCACTAAAATTTAAATTCCAAAGCAACATGTGCTGTCTTCTGatgaaaattttcttttttgaggGGTATGGGGgctcaaacttgcttttcatgcGATGTGAAGTTAAGTTGTACGAGTGTTATTAACTCTATGGAAACAAATCATTGAATAGTACAAACTATCCAAGTTGTTCAAGTAAAGCATTTGACAAAATTTCCTTAAGAAATACCCCTCTCAAAATTCTTACAAATAATTAGTACTAAACACAAGTACTTACAAATAAATAAAGACCATAGCACTGATGACCACTAAGAACCTATTAAGTGACGAATAGAAGTACACAATACTGAGCAGGACTCCCATCCTACAAAACGTGTAGATCCAATCCAACCAATCACGGTTGCCACCTTCTTGTTCATCATCATCCACAGCGGCACCAACACCAGCATTCATCCTCATATTCTGATTGGCGGTGCTGGATTTGGTGCTGGAGGAACCGGTGCCCGATTGGCTACTGGTGGCGCTGCAAGGTTGTGGTTGGCTGGGGGTTGAGGCACTGCTGGTGGTGTTGCTGGGGGTGGCACATTGGTATGAAGCATGCTTGCTGTTGTGTACTGGGATGAGCTATGAggcacaaaaaaattaaaaaatgaaagtacaatataataattACAAATGATTTATAAACGATGAATGGGCATGAATGGATTAAAGTTCTGAATTCCTTTTGGGATAAATCCATGACATTTACTAAACATTTGTACCAACAGTCTTTCAATCTCAATCCACTCCAGATTTAGAATGTTGCATCTTTGACAGCAACGGATTCAAATTTCATAAGGGTTGGAACCAATTTTTGCAATATCTGGTATCACATCGCAAAACTAGTCATTTTGGACAATGTGCtatacaaattaaaattttactgcaattttttacaatgtaaaacaaTGCTGATCTCATAAAAATATCAACTGAATAATAGATTTGCTAAAAACTGGGACGGAAAGTTTTTGAGATAAATCAAACGCTTTTGGAATAATATCAACCAAAATTGTCTTTGGTTCGAAAATTAGCCTGGCAGAATATACCTGCTAGAATCCTACCCAAGCATAGGAATCTTCACAGCTATCCCTCTCTGCCCCTTATTTTCCCCTGTCCCAATGCACTAATATAATCATTGACTCACACACCCACACCCGTAACATGAAATTTATTGTAAATTTATGAATTGGCTTTTAAGAATGAGCCCTCTTGGATCctaaaaaaattgaattgaatttacaATTACACCTCAATTCAATAACCCTTCTACACACATGCAATCACCATTCAACACCACTAATACTTACTACTGCATATATTGAGCCATTTGTTGGGCATACATTTGCTGCATCCAGTAGGCTTGCTGGGCATTCGGTACATATCCTTGACCTTGTCCTTGACCCTGCCCAtactgcatggggtaattggcaGGATAACTGAAAATAATCCAATGAAAAGTACTATTAATGAACCATTTATTCCTCAAATGGATAAAAGAAATGTAAAGTACCATACATCGTCAGTTATTGCacaacaaataaatgaattataTAGGGTACAGTGTCAGGATTTATGGTAACATTGTATGCGTCTAATACTAAtgtttattgtcaaatcagttgCCATGTTTTAGTGGGTTACATGTGAACATCAAGATTCAGAAATGTAACTTGCAAGGAAATTTATGCATGTAGAGCTACATGTACCGTAGTTGATTTCAATACACTAACAGTATCTTATACaaatttcatgttgtttgtacacAAAAGTTTGACAATATTTGTCTTTgtcattttcacaaatttcaattttcagaAGATAAAATCATTGTACTTACCCATATTGATAAAAATTAGGATAACTAACACTGTGATGCAATCTATGCCTTAACCCATCATTGTTGCTACTATGGTTGCTACTGTGGAATGCAGCACTAGTACTTGAACGTCTTAAGCCTGGTGTGCTGGTGTTTGGTTCTGATGATGTTGATGAGCTGTGTGATGATGATGTGCTGCTACTAGTTGCTGGAAAACTACTACAATTGGCTTCATCCGCTGACAATGAGCACACTAAATGCACTGTGTGATGCCTTGTGTCATCATGCTGTGGAAGTGAAAAAAGGTATTTGAAATTGaattcaaaaccttttaaaactTGACAGAAACTTGACAAAAATATTCAGTAGAAGGGTGATGATGACTAATAAAGGACGTACATTTTATTACACCACATACTTCAATTCAAGAGTGGAACATGCTGCCAAAGACTAAAATGTACCATTTCTATAACTCTCCAACTTGCATTAATCTATAAATTCAACCATATGCATGAGACAATTTTAGTAAGGCTGACTTAAAAGTAATACAACAAAcctcagggttcgcaggtttttgccgcatgTGGAAAAAAacgtggttttaaccgcttggcaaaaacagtttttgccagcaaaaatggcaaaaagttcagatttttcatctcaaaacgaattattaaattaaaaaaccaatttcctgagtgtaacaaggccagattttgtaattataagtaacataaaattaaaggcatgcattttcattacTCACTGgtgcatttaactgaaatgtggcatatcaaattcataactttttcattttaaggacttgatgagaccaAAAATATGtccaatgattcattaaaagttgtatgtttactgtttatgagctttctgtgtacttgttaatatttgagtgactatatacaaatttttgccattttttgctgtttaaaccaggcaaaaacaggtttttgccaattattgccactttgccagcaaaaaccgaaccctgacaAACCTGCTTTAATTTGACCTACTCGGGGTATTCAACTGCAGCAAGTTGACAGTAGAATCAGGAAGGGACATGTTTTAAATAATAAACTTACTTGTCTTAAAACATCTCTGAGGACTATGTTGTCTTGTAGGAGTTTACCAGAGTATATGATCCGCTGAGTTTTCTCAgtctgaaaataaatatatgaaagATACTGATATGATTGTAATGTTCAAATGTACAATTGACATGTATGGACATCACTTCAAACAAGCTGGTTTGTAATTATTTttggtgcagtggcgtagcgaggaGGGCAagggggcacatgccctgggcgccGCCTTTTAGCGTACACCAAATCACCTCTGGTTAAAATTTTTGGGTCAACCATTAAATTATTTTGTGTACTGATAAGTGATATTGTGttgccaaaatatgcaaattgctTCATCCCTCTTGTCTGTTTGCATGATAATgaaccaaatttgacaaaattgaagCATTATTTGCTAGGAATATGTGAATTGAAATTTTGAATCCCTAGCTACGTCACTGGTTTGGTGTTCCGATGAAAACATGTGCATATTTTATCTTCATTTGATCATATCTACAGACCATAATACATGTTATGAAATCACTTAGCAGTAAGCAACTCCTCCAGCTATATCTTGTAAAAACTATTGGAAATGCACACACATGTAAAACCTTAATCCACTCTTAGATTTTTAAATTACGGTATGTGTATATTCTTGACTGCTTACCGGCTTATTTGGATACACAGCTGCTAGGTGAGTCTTAAGGCGCTTAACCGTCCAATCTAGGAAGCATTCTATGGTCTGGTCTCCAACCTTCTGATTTGGTGCTTTTACAACCAATGTTATAGGAACTCCAGATGGTAAGCCTTCCATAATGTTCATCAAAAAATTACACAGTTATATATACACAGCACTATATTCAACCATATGATATAAGATCAGTTTGGTTTTGAGTCATAGTTAAGTCCAGCTCAATGATGAATgtttgattggttggttggttggttggttggttgatgaTGGTTGTTGACCGACTCACATCAAGAAAATTGACAATGTAGAGGAAGATGGTAGCTGTGGAGGATTTCCTACATGTAGATTCTCAtcatatatttttaataatacTCGCAGAACTGGAGTTTCATTTTCAACCTTCGTCTGTTATTTAATTCTGCAATTCCTGCAAATatacaaaaacacaaaataaagatttaaaatttCCTACATGTAAACA
This DNA window, taken from Amphiura filiformis chromosome 16, Afil_fr2py, whole genome shotgun sequence, encodes the following:
- the LOC140135823 gene encoding LOW QUALITY PROTEIN: homocysteine-responsive endoplasmic reticulum-resident ubiquitin-like domain member 2 protein (The sequence of the model RefSeq protein was modified relative to this genomic sequence to represent the inferred CDS: inserted 1 base in 1 codon), producing MNIMEGLPSGVPITLVVKAPNQKVGDQTIECFLDWTVKRLKTHLAAVYPNKPTEKTQRIIYSGKLLQDNIVLRDVLRQHDDTRHHTVHLVCSLSADEANCSSFPATSSSTSSSHSSSTSSEPNTSTPGLRRSSTSAAFHSSNHSSNNDGLRHRLHHSVSYPNFYQYGYPANYPMQYGQGQGQGQGYVPNAQQAYWMQQMYAQQMAQYMQYSSQYTTASMLHTNVPPPATPPAVPQPPANHNLAAPPVANRAPVPPAPNPAPPXQNMRMNAGVGAAVDDDEQEGGNRDWLDWIYTFCRMGVLLSIVYFYSSLNRFLVVISAMVFIYLYQGGWFQLARGRPGVREAQEAADGDQQPAEEGEEAQQGEDQPNTNQDDADTTDNAEDAETEDTTEDDTNNDTEDAAPAEPPRPGVIATAWIFVSTFFTSLLPMDPANMAN